The Haladaptatus cibarius D43 genome window below encodes:
- a CDS encoding heavy metal translocating P-type ATPase translates to MSNNEAETLRLSIPSMDCPSCAGKVTKSVESLDAVEETDAQVTSGRLVVTFDANRTDADAIRTAVESAGYDVDDTRSETLSVPSMDCPSCAGKVENALSDVPGVMEYDTQPTSGRVVITTSSDASHDDLVTAVESAGYEVEEVTTDDSSNGSAVESPHTVWKSTRALKTWAGGIFLVFGLIFEFFFPASNPELFAAVGRTFTAADIGFLVATAIGGQEIVRNGYYSAKNASLDIDLLMSVGILGALAVNLYFEAATLAVLFSVAELLERFSMDRARNSLRELMDLSPDMATVRREGGEKTVPVEDVHVGDTVVVRPGEKIPVDGDVREGTSSVNQAPITGESVPVEKEVGDEVFAGTVNEEGYLEVESTAEADDSTISNIVEMVEDAQGNQTEHEQFVDRFARYYTPVVVVAAVLTAAVPPLFLDGSFQDWFTRGLTLLVVACPCAFVISTPVSVVSGLTSSARNGVLIKGGDHLEAMGELDSVAFDKTGTLTKGELTVTDVLSLNGNSADDVLRCAHSIEHRSEHPIAEAIIGHAHDRGVGEREVSDFESLTGKGVRADLDGVTHYAGKPALFAELGFDLEHTHLTTDGGSAVVQQGEMVESVEPESICDGREDCLDLLTEVVPRFEQEGKTIVFVGTEDELEGVIAIADEVRPGAKKTVQRLHDLGISNIVMLTGDNEGTARAIAEQVGVDEFRAELMPEEKVSAVEELTEGGVAMVGDGINDAPAMAAATVGVAMGAAGTDTAIETADVALMSDDLSKLPYLRRLARKANGVIRQNIWASLAVKAVLAVGAPLNLVQVVHAIIIGDMGMTFGVTSNAMRLAGVKPDDD, encoded by the coding sequence ATGAGTAACAACGAGGCTGAGACGCTTCGTCTCTCGATTCCTAGCATGGACTGCCCGTCTTGCGCCGGGAAAGTGACGAAAAGCGTCGAATCGCTTGACGCGGTCGAGGAAACCGACGCGCAAGTGACCTCGGGCCGGTTAGTCGTCACGTTCGACGCTAACCGAACCGATGCAGATGCTATCCGAACCGCCGTCGAGAGCGCGGGCTACGATGTGGATGACACGCGAAGCGAGACGCTTTCAGTTCCCAGTATGGACTGTCCGTCCTGTGCCGGAAAAGTCGAAAACGCACTTTCGGATGTTCCGGGCGTCATGGAGTACGACACACAGCCCACGTCGGGCCGAGTCGTTATCACCACCTCCTCGGACGCATCCCACGACGACCTCGTGACGGCAGTTGAGAGTGCAGGCTACGAGGTGGAAGAGGTAACAACCGACGACAGTTCCAACGGTTCGGCGGTCGAATCCCCGCACACGGTGTGGAAGAGCACTCGCGCGCTAAAAACGTGGGCTGGCGGGATTTTTCTCGTCTTCGGACTGATATTTGAGTTCTTCTTCCCTGCTTCGAATCCCGAACTGTTTGCCGCAGTCGGTCGGACGTTCACCGCCGCGGACATCGGTTTCCTCGTGGCCACCGCAATCGGCGGGCAGGAAATCGTTCGAAACGGCTACTATTCCGCGAAAAACGCCAGTCTCGACATCGACCTGTTGATGTCCGTCGGCATCCTCGGCGCGCTGGCCGTCAATCTCTACTTCGAAGCCGCGACGCTCGCGGTGCTGTTCAGCGTCGCCGAACTCCTCGAACGATTTTCGATGGACAGAGCGCGAAACTCCCTGCGCGAACTGATGGACTTGTCGCCCGACATGGCGACTGTTCGCCGGGAAGGTGGCGAAAAAACGGTGCCAGTCGAAGACGTTCACGTCGGCGACACCGTGGTCGTCCGTCCCGGCGAGAAAATCCCGGTGGACGGCGACGTACGCGAGGGAACGAGTTCGGTCAATCAGGCACCAATCACGGGCGAAAGCGTCCCAGTCGAGAAGGAAGTCGGCGACGAGGTGTTCGCCGGGACGGTAAACGAAGAGGGCTACCTCGAAGTCGAATCGACCGCGGAAGCGGACGATTCGACCATCTCGAACATCGTGGAGATGGTCGAGGACGCACAGGGCAACCAAACCGAACACGAGCAGTTCGTCGATCGATTTGCGCGCTACTACACCCCCGTCGTGGTCGTCGCGGCGGTTCTCACCGCCGCGGTGCCGCCGCTCTTCCTCGATGGATCATTTCAGGACTGGTTCACCCGCGGACTGACGCTTCTGGTCGTCGCGTGTCCCTGTGCATTCGTCATCAGCACGCCCGTCAGCGTGGTGTCCGGACTCACCAGTTCGGCGCGAAACGGGGTTCTCATCAAAGGTGGCGACCACCTCGAAGCGATGGGCGAACTCGATTCGGTCGCCTTCGACAAAACGGGTACGCTGACAAAGGGCGAACTGACCGTCACGGACGTTCTCTCGCTCAACGGCAACAGCGCGGACGACGTGCTTCGGTGCGCCCACAGCATCGAACACCGGAGCGAACACCCAATTGCCGAGGCAATTATCGGCCACGCACACGACCGAGGCGTCGGCGAGCGCGAAGTTTCTGATTTCGAGAGTTTAACTGGGAAGGGCGTCCGAGCCGATTTGGACGGCGTAACTCACTACGCCGGAAAACCTGCACTGTTCGCCGAATTGGGCTTCGACCTCGAACACACGCATCTGACAACTGATGGGGGTAGCGCGGTCGTTCAACAGGGCGAGATGGTCGAATCGGTCGAACCGGAAAGCATCTGCGACGGCCGCGAGGACTGTCTCGACCTGCTCACGGAGGTCGTCCCGCGATTTGAGCAGGAGGGAAAAACCATCGTTTTCGTCGGAACCGAGGATGAACTGGAGGGCGTCATCGCCATCGCGGACGAAGTGCGCCCCGGCGCAAAAAAGACCGTCCAACGCCTCCACGACCTCGGTATCTCAAACATCGTGATGCTCACGGGAGACAACGAAGGCACCGCCCGCGCAATCGCGGAACAGGTCGGCGTGGACGAGTTCCGGGCCGAACTCATGCCGGAGGAGAAAGTATCCGCTGTCGAAGAACTCACCGAGGGCGGTGTCGCTATGGTCGGTGACGGCATCAACGACGCGCCCGCGATGGCCGCCGCGACGGTCGGGGTCGCAATGGGCGCGGCCGGAACCGACACCGCCATCGAAACCGCCGACGTGGCCCTGATGAGCGACGATCTGTCGAAACTCCCGTACCTCCGCAGACTCGCCCGGAAAGCGAACGGCGTCATTCGGCAGAACATCTGGGCCAGCCTTGCGGTGAAAGCCGTCCTCGCGGTGGGCGCACCGCTCAACTTGGTGCAGGTCGTTCACGCCATCATCATC
- a CDS encoding TIGR00296 family protein, with protein sequence MSEAQAVALSYEDGTRAVELAREAVNSYVINGQREQPGSMREAFYARTGVFVRLESTRGRGSLRGCAGAYDTSEQLGHQIVDSAIAAASGDSCGSEIEPAELSNLNISVFIVENTMLTDNPTRDMTLGRHGVAVEGHGKHAWMYPTLPTEHNWSEFEYLDRACRKAGLPHGAWEEDDVFVTLIEGPVFRERKPEGSIERI encoded by the coding sequence ATGTCTGAGGCACAGGCAGTAGCCCTCTCTTACGAGGATGGCACGCGCGCGGTAGAACTCGCACGGGAGGCAGTAAATTCGTATGTTATCAATGGGCAACGAGAGCAACCGGGGAGTATGCGAGAAGCATTCTACGCCCGGACGGGCGTCTTCGTCCGGCTGGAGTCCACCCGTGGGCGCGGCAGTCTCCGTGGGTGCGCTGGTGCCTACGACACGAGCGAACAGTTAGGACACCAAATCGTCGATTCCGCCATCGCGGCGGCAAGCGGCGACTCCTGCGGGTCGGAAATCGAACCCGCCGAGTTGTCGAATCTCAACATCTCCGTGTTCATCGTCGAAAACACGATGTTGACCGACAACCCAACGCGAGACATGACGTTGGGTCGCCACGGTGTCGCGGTCGAAGGCCACGGCAAGCACGCGTGGATGTACCCGACGCTCCCCACCGAACACAACTGGAGCGAATTCGAGTATCTCGACCGAGCGTGTCGAAAAGCAGGACTTCCCCACGGCGCGTGGGAAGAAGACGACGTGTTCGTCACCCTCATCGAAGGGCCAGTGTTCCGCGAGCGGAAACCCGAAGGAAGTATCGAACGGATTTAA
- a CDS encoding nicotinate phosphoribosyltransferase — translation MSDRFDVVSEDAIRDGTATDAYFLRTETTLEAAGKNPHVVAEVTADQFPTGEFELLAGLKDAANLLAGLPIDVDAMEEGRLFDGGPVCTIEGNYLDFARHETSLLGFLSHASGMATNALEARVAAPDSQIVSFGARHVHPSIAAVVERSALVAGLDGFSHVAAGEILGKEPSGTMPHALLICFGSGKQEEAWRAFDAAVGDDVPRVALCDTFSDEKDEVLRAANALGDSLDSVRIDTTGSRRGDFRHILRELHWELDSHGFEDVDIFASGGLGPKELRELRDVAAGFGVGSHITSAEPVDFALDIVEINDKPVAKRGKLSGKKQVYRTADGGHHVSLARHEPDADGEPLLQPLIRDGKIVREFDIDTAARRARDDASLVDF, via the coding sequence GTGAGCGACCGATTCGACGTGGTTTCGGAGGATGCGATTCGTGACGGAACCGCGACGGACGCCTACTTTTTGCGTACCGAAACGACTCTCGAAGCCGCGGGGAAGAATCCGCACGTCGTCGCCGAGGTGACTGCCGACCAGTTCCCGACGGGCGAGTTCGAACTGCTTGCCGGACTGAAAGACGCGGCCAATCTCCTCGCCGGATTGCCAATCGACGTGGACGCGATGGAAGAGGGCCGACTGTTCGACGGCGGGCCGGTGTGTACCATCGAAGGCAACTATCTCGATTTCGCGCGACACGAAACTTCGCTTCTCGGCTTTCTGTCTCACGCCTCGGGAATGGCGACGAACGCACTCGAAGCGCGCGTCGCTGCGCCGGACTCCCAAATCGTGAGTTTCGGCGCGCGACACGTCCATCCGTCGATTGCCGCAGTAGTAGAACGCTCGGCTCTCGTCGCGGGATTGGACGGCTTTTCACACGTCGCGGCGGGTGAAATCCTCGGCAAGGAACCGAGCGGCACCATGCCCCATGCGCTTCTCATCTGTTTCGGCAGTGGCAAACAGGAAGAAGCGTGGCGCGCATTCGATGCGGCAGTCGGCGACGACGTTCCCCGTGTCGCACTCTGTGACACTTTTTCCGACGAAAAAGACGAGGTGCTTCGCGCGGCGAACGCACTCGGCGACTCCTTGGATAGCGTCAGAATCGACACCACGGGGTCGCGCCGGGGAGACTTCCGACACATACTACGCGAACTGCACTGGGAACTGGATTCCCACGGCTTCGAGGACGTGGACATCTTCGCCAGCGGGGGCCTCGGCCCCAAAGAACTCCGCGAACTCCGCGATGTGGCGGCGGGATTCGGCGTCGGCAGTCACATCACCAGTGCGGAACCGGTCGATTTTGCGCTCGACATCGTGGAAATCAACGATAAACCGGTGGCAAAACGCGGGAAACTCTCGGGTAAAAAACAGGTGTATCGAACCGCAGACGGTGGCCATCACGTTTCCCTCGCGCGTCACGAACCTGATGCTGACGGCGAACCGCTACTGCAACCGCTCATTCGTGACGGTAAAATCGTTCGAGAGTTCGATATTGACACTGCCGCTCGTCGCGCCCGCGACGACGCTTCGCTGGTGGATTTCTGA
- a CDS encoding Hvo_1808 family surface protein, producing MRTITVVAVALMLVLAGCSSTPTEDTTTDDPDVTNTTQAPDDTPSGEKQAVHPPDPESDVLGWEEGYWFNETVNVTRNDGLNDSELDAVVSRSMARVEKIRGLEFDKKVPVKVIARDEFRSEQGKQTSPPKRTLFDNVKFEALMMIDESTDSIAVQTQNSGTSVGGYYSPGEESIVIISNNQSSPKMNEITLSQELFHALQDQKFGFDSFDQSTRERHNAIDGVVEGDGNYLDYLYEQRCNNAWQGTCLMPDESESSGGGQLANIGPYLLKFQPYSDGPPFVKQIHEEQGWEDVNALYENPPASTEQVIHPEKYPDDEPAQITVQDRTSNGWERLKPEGRPNFGEVGEAGIFSMFMYPAYESQRAPVIPANGFINRDSEGNPQDFDPLNYQSTPTEGWDGDKIVAYTNDNTPRNETGYVFKTKWDSNKDATEFVDGYKRLLNYRNAKQVDGRQNTWTVPDSTGFGDAFYVQQNGDTVVIVNAPTVNDLSDVRRNSAPQA from the coding sequence ATGCGAACGATTACCGTTGTCGCGGTCGCTCTCATGCTCGTCTTAGCTGGGTGTTCATCGACTCCCACCGAGGACACGACCACGGACGACCCCGACGTGACGAACACGACGCAAGCCCCCGATGACACTCCATCGGGCGAGAAACAAGCAGTTCACCCACCCGACCCCGAATCCGACGTGCTAGGATGGGAGGAAGGCTACTGGTTCAACGAGACGGTCAATGTGACCCGTAACGACGGACTGAACGATTCGGAACTCGACGCCGTCGTCAGTCGCTCGATGGCCCGCGTCGAGAAGATTCGAGGACTGGAGTTCGATAAGAAAGTTCCGGTAAAAGTTATCGCGCGCGACGAGTTCCGGAGCGAGCAGGGAAAACAGACGTCGCCACCGAAGCGCACGCTGTTCGACAACGTCAAATTCGAGGCGCTGATGATGATTGACGAATCGACCGACTCCATTGCGGTGCAGACCCAAAACTCCGGAACGTCGGTCGGCGGCTACTACAGCCCCGGAGAGGAGTCCATCGTCATCATCTCGAACAACCAGAGCTCGCCCAAGATGAACGAGATTACGCTGTCACAGGAGTTGTTCCACGCGCTCCAAGACCAGAAGTTCGGCTTCGACTCGTTCGACCAATCCACCCGTGAGCGACACAACGCCATCGACGGCGTCGTCGAGGGCGACGGCAACTATCTCGACTATCTCTACGAACAGCGGTGTAACAACGCGTGGCAGGGAACGTGCCTGATGCCCGACGAGAGCGAAAGCAGTGGCGGGGGCCAACTCGCCAACATCGGCCCGTATCTGCTCAAATTCCAACCGTACAGCGACGGCCCGCCGTTCGTAAAACAAATCCACGAAGAACAGGGCTGGGAGGATGTCAACGCACTCTACGAAAATCCACCCGCCAGCACCGAGCAGGTAATCCACCCCGAAAAGTATCCCGACGACGAGCCAGCACAGATTACCGTGCAGGACAGAACCAGCAACGGTTGGGAGCGTCTGAAACCCGAGGGCCGTCCGAACTTCGGTGAAGTCGGCGAAGCGGGCATCTTCTCGATGTTCATGTACCCCGCCTACGAGAGTCAGCGCGCGCCGGTTATTCCCGCCAACGGGTTCATCAACAGGGATAGCGAGGGTAATCCACAGGATTTCGACCCGCTGAACTACCAAAGTACGCCGACCGAAGGCTGGGACGGCGACAAAATCGTCGCCTACACGAACGACAACACGCCGAGAAACGAGACGGGATACGTCTTTAAAACCAAATGGGACTCGAACAAGGACGCTACGGAGTTCGTGGACGGCTACAAACGACTGCTCAACTATCGCAACGCAAAGCAGGTGGATGGCCGACAGAACACGTGGACGGTACCGGACAGCACCGGTTTCGGTGACGCCTTCTACGTCCAGCAGAACGGCGACACCGTCGTTATCGTGAACGCGCCGACGGTCAACGACCTTTCGGACGTTCGACGCAATTCCGCGCCGCAGGCATAG
- a CDS encoding cysteine hydrolase family protein, giving the protein MNFDPDSTAVVVVDMQNGFCHPDGSLYAPGSEGVFDRIQELLARARESGASAVFTRDVHPPEQFEDAHYYDEFDRWGEHVVEGTWETEIVDELDVREDDHVVTKHTYDAFYQTDLEGYLDTHGIKDLLICGTLANVCVLHTAGSAGLRDFKPVIVEDAVGYIEEGHKEYAVEHSAWLFGEGVELDDVEFS; this is encoded by the coding sequence ATGAACTTCGACCCAGATTCGACCGCCGTCGTCGTCGTTGACATGCAAAACGGCTTCTGTCACCCGGACGGAAGCCTTTACGCGCCGGGGAGTGAGGGCGTTTTCGACCGAATTCAAGAACTTCTCGCACGCGCGCGCGAGTCAGGTGCGTCCGCGGTGTTCACCCGCGACGTTCACCCGCCGGAGCAGTTCGAGGACGCGCACTACTACGACGAGTTCGACCGCTGGGGAGAACACGTCGTCGAAGGGACGTGGGAAACCGAAATCGTGGACGAACTCGACGTGCGCGAGGACGACCACGTCGTCACGAAACACACCTACGACGCCTTCTACCAGACCGATCTCGAAGGCTATCTCGATACTCACGGCATCAAAGACCTGCTCATCTGCGGAACGCTGGCAAACGTCTGTGTCCTCCACACCGCCGGAAGCGCGGGATTGCGGGATTTCAAGCCGGTCATCGTGGAGGACGCCGTGGGATACATCGAAGAAGGTCACAAGGAGTACGCAGTGGAACACTCGGCGTGGTTGTTCGGGGAAGGCGTGGAGTTAGACGACGTTGAGTTTTCGTAA
- a CDS encoding DUF4385 domain-containing protein codes for MPAHDHNSDGPEDDVNYRGHPEKYVENYELDGSEKGVFKVEPYKSELLPHWSYADPESAEESAKKLFEQYETYRENDDFIGMDMARKYCQMGFTRAMRYAKYPGGKKYDDDGEEREPERWADPEKREAAKIFKRRWDEIRHDERYQTLKENHRNRTQ; via the coding sequence GTGCCAGCACACGACCACAATTCGGACGGCCCGGAAGACGACGTGAACTATCGAGGACACCCCGAAAAGTACGTCGAGAACTACGAACTCGACGGAAGCGAAAAAGGCGTGTTCAAAGTCGAACCGTACAAATCCGAACTGCTTCCGCACTGGTCGTATGCCGACCCCGAATCAGCAGAAGAGTCGGCGAAGAAACTGTTCGAACAGTACGAAACGTACCGCGAGAACGACGACTTCATCGGGATGGATATGGCGCGAAAATACTGCCAGATGGGGTTTACGAGAGCAATGCGCTACGCGAAATATCCCGGCGGGAAGAAGTACGACGACGATGGCGAAGAACGAGAACCGGAACGCTGGGCCGACCCCGAAAAGCGCGAAGCGGCGAAAATTTTTAAACGAAGATGGGACGAGATTCGCCACGATGAAAGATACCAGACGTTGAAAGAAAACCATCGAAATCGCACGCAGTAG